The Gloeomargarita lithophora Alchichica-D10 genomic sequence CATGCCAATCTGACGGCGCAAACTCTTCAGGGTCACCGTGCGAATATCCACCCCATCAATCCACAGGTTTCCGCCCTGGGGGTCATAAAACCGGGGTAAAAGCTGCACTAGCGTACTTTTTCCCGCCCCCGACGGTCCCACCAAGGCCACGGTTTCCCCTGGTAAAATCAACAAATCCAGCCCCCGCAGTACCGGCTGATCCGCTTGATAATGAAAGGCCACCTGCTGATATGCCACCTTGCCCGTAATCGCCGGTAACGGTTGCGCCGTGGGCGATTCCCGCACCTGGGGCACGAGGTCAAACAACTCCAAAACCCGCTCCACCGAAGCCTGCCCCTGCTTGTACTCGTTGTAATTGCTGGTGGTAATCGTAATCGGGTCAAACAACAGTGCCACCGCCGCCGCAAAGGCCACAAATTCCCCCGCCGTCAGCCAACCCCGACTAATCTGTACACTGCCCAGCCAAAATAAAAACAACACACTCATGGCTTCCAAAAAACCCACCACCGGAAATTGCACCGCCTTCAACCGTTCCGCCCCCAGCCGTGCCCGCCGGTTTTGTTCCGCCGCCTGGGTAAACCGTTGCAACTCATAATCTTCAGCGGCAAACGCCCGCACCAAGCGCATCCCCGCCAACACCTCGGTAAGTAAAGAAGCAATATCCGCCACCTTCGCCTGGCTCCGTTTCGACAACAGCAATAACCGCTGACCAAACCAACCAATGAGCAATGTCATTAGGGGAGCCACCACAATCGTTGCCAAGGTGAGCGTCCAATTCAAAAACACCATGTAGCTCAGCACGGCAATCAACTGGAGTACGCAGGGCAAAAACTGGTGAAATAACTTATGCACCATTTCCCCCACCCGATCCACATCCTCCGTAAGCCGGTAGCTCAAATCCCCGGTGCGGGACTGTTCAAAAAAAGCAATGTCCAGCTTTTGTAAATGCTGATATACATGACAACGTAAGTCTAATGTTATGCGTAAGGCCACCGCCGCCATCAGGGTATCTTGACCGTATTGGAACAACCCCCGCACGACAAAAAACAGCATCACCAACCCACTGGTGCGGGTAATCGCCTGCACATCCCCACTTCCCACCATCGGTGCCAACACCCCAGCCAAATGCGCCAGCACCGGCATGGACAGCACAAACCCCAAGGTACACACCAACGCCTGGGAAATACGCCCCCGATAGGGATATAGGTACGGAAACAGTCGCCGGAGAGAGGTCGCTACCATCGGGAATAAAAGGGATTTGACCTACCCTAGCATGGACGCATCCTTCCCACCCCAAAAACAAAAAAGAGTGTCGAGTCTTGTGGTACTGACACCCTTTATTATTCATCCTTCAGAAAAACCAAACTTGCTACGCCAATACACTCTTATCCAAACCTTAATGATCCCGAATCCAGGTAATCCCTGGGTCTGATTGGCTCAACTAAACCTACTCTAAACGTTCTACTAGGGTACAAGGTCAACCCCTATTCATAATAAAAATTTCTAATCTTTTGGTGTCAAATTATATCAGTAAAAACACGGAAAAACGGAAAATCCCCAGACTACTAATCCGTTATTGCACGGTAAAAACAACCAAATTTTCCACATCCCTGAAGGGGGTAAGCGGGTCGTCTCCGATTTTATTCCAGAATTTTCACGAGAATTGGCATCAGGTCGGCCAAATCAGCCGGAACCCGGTAGAGATTAATATCTTGGGTAACGGCACGGGTCTGCCGATCAAATTGTCCAAACTGCCAGATCGTTCCAGTGGAAATGGCTCCTTTTAAGATAATTTGCTCCGACTCAATCCACTGGTCGAGGGCAATCAGTTCGATGGCAAGTTGTACAAAACCCCGTTCTAAATCTTCGTTTTTCGCTTCAATGATCAAAAAAGTTTGTTGATTTTGTAACAGATAATCGAGAGAACCTTGGAGTTGATTGCTAACGGCAACCGGATATTCCACATTGAGTGTCGCCTGGGTGTAATGCAAGACATCTATTAGCACCGGAGCAATCAGAAATTCTCGCCGTGCTATTTCACTCGTGAGCGTTAGGCGAGGCAGGCTTTCTTCGATGCGAATTTTGAGGTCGGCCAGCCGATGGAGTGTACCAGCATAGCGAGGTAAGTCTAGGGAGCAACGTTGCAGAGAAACATTGAAATAAGCCAGAATATCCTGGGGAGCAAAGTTGAGTTGGAAGTAGTCGGCAAAAGTATAGGATTGATCCGGTTGAATAATTGCTGTTTTAGGCATGGCACAGATCCTTGCTACCGAAGCGGGTGGAGGCTTGTCTAAATTATAGTCATTTCCCATAGAAGGAGATTTCTACTTATTTGAACTAACAAAAAATCCTATTACTGGAATACAGAAATTCTGGAGAACCATCCACCACAGATGCTTCTGGTTCGGGGGGTGTAACCCTGTAACCTATTTTTGGAAGTGTTCTTAAGTAATCACCGTGGGACGTTCCATTCCCGTAGTTTCCCGTAAACCAGCCACCTGATCGGCAATTTGAATCAATTCTGCTAGGGCAACCTGGGCATCTAAACCTTGTTTATTCCCCTCCGGTTCGTACTGCTCCATATACACCCGCACCGTCGCCCCCTGTGTCCCCGTACCCGATAAACGATAAATCAACCGGGAACCATCGGTAAACCCAATTCGTATCCCCTGCTGTTCACTAACACTGCCATCAATCGGGTCTTGATAACTAAAATCATCGGCGTATTGCACCGTATAATTGCCAAGTTTTTGGTGCGGTAATGTGGCTAATTTAGCCCGCAATTTTTGGATCATCTGATTGGCTCGCCCACTATCTACCCCCTCATAGTCATGCCGTGAGTAATAATTGCGGCCATATTCCCGCCAGTGATTCGTCACTAATTCGGCCACGGATTTTTCGGTTACTGCTAAGATATTCAACCAGAACAAAACCGCCCACAATCCATCTTTTTCCCGCACATGGTTAGAGCCGGTGCCAAAACTTTCTTCCCCACAAAGGGTAACTTTACTTGCATCGAGTAAATTACCAAAAAACTTCCATCCCGTCGGCGTTTCATAGCAATTAATACCTAACTTTTTCGCTACCCGGTCAACCGCTTGACTGGTGGGCATGGAACGAGCTACCCCTGCTAAACCCTGCCGATACCCCGGCACTAAATGAGCATAGGCAGTCAGCAAGGCCAAACTATCACTGGGGCTGACGAAAAAATTGCGCCCCAAGATCATATTGCGATCCCCATCCCCATCGGAAGCCGCCCCAAAATTCGGGCCAGCATCTTGAAATAAAATCTCCACCAATTCGTGGGCGTAAACCAAATTGGGGTCGGGATGTCCGCCGCCAAAATCCTCCAAAGGCACCCCATGAATTACGGTTCCCACCGGTGCCCCCAAGGTATGTTCTAAAATGCGTTGGGCGTAGGGTCCGGTTACAGCGTGCATGGCATCAAAACAGAGGCGAAATTGACCGTTGGTTAATAATTTTCGCAGTCGGTCAAAATCAAATAATTCCTGCATCAACTGGGCATAATCATCTACAGAATCCATGACTTCTACCTGCATCATTCCCAGTTGGGTTGTACCCAGTTTGTCCAGGTTAATATCATTGGCTTCTAAAATTTGGTAGGACTGGATTATTTGAGTAAATTCATAAATTGCAGTCGTCACTTTTTCGGGAGCAGGACCCCCATTGCTGGTGTTAAACTTGACCCCAAAATCCCCATCGGGGCCACCGGGATTGTGACTCGCAGAAAGAATAATTCCCCCGATTGCTTGATACTTACGAATCAAACAGGAGGCCGCTGGTGTGGATAAAATCCCCCCCTGTCCCACCAGGACTTTGCCCAATCCATTGGCGGCACACATTTTTAAGATAATTTGAATCGCCGGGCGGTTGTAAAAACGACCATCACCCCCTAATACTAAAGTTGCCCCGTCCCGCTCTGGTAAGGTTTGAAAAATCGCTTGAATAAAATTCTCTAAATAATTTCTCTGCTGAAAAATTTGCGTGGGCTTGCGTAACCCAGATGTACCCGGTTTTTGACCGGCAAAAGGTTGGGTCACAATCGTATGGATGTTCATCAAATTACCTCAGGGTTTGGGGATGTAACGAATCTCATGGGGACAAGGGCGTTCGGCGGCAAAATCACTGATATTGCTAATCGTGATGGTGGCAATATCCGTGAGTGCTTCCTGGGTGAAAAAGGCCTGGTGCCCCGTCACCAAAACATTGGGGAAGGTAAGCAATCGCTGGAACACATCATCTTGGATGATTTTTAGGGATAAATCCTGAAAAAACAACTCCTCCTCTTCTTCATAGACATCTAAACCCAACGCCCCAACTTTTTGGGATTTTAACCCCTCAATCATGGCTTCCGTATCAATTAAAGCCCCGCGACTGACATTGATCAAAATCACGTCTTTCTTCATTTTATCTAGGGCGGCACCATTAATCAAGTGATGGGTTTCGGGCAATAGGGGACAGTGGATAGAAATAATATCTGCTTGGGCGTAAAGTTCATCCAAGGTGACATATTCGGCTTTTTTGAACTGCCCAAAATGCTGATTGGGATAGGCATCATACCCCAAGATACGACACCCAAAACCCTGCAAAATTTCCGCCAATACCATGCCAATTTTGCCAGTGCCAATGATGCCCACCGTCCGGGCTTGCAGGTCAAATCCCAACAACCCATCCAAAGAAAAATTGCCCTCCCGCACCCGATTAAACGCCCGATGATATTTGCGACTCAAGGTTAAAATCAAACCTACGGCGTGTTCGGCCACCGAGTAGGGAGAATAGGCCGTTACCCGCACGACAATTAATCCCAATTCCCCAGCAACTTTCAAATCTACGTTATTAAACCCGGTGCAACGCAGGGCGATCAATTTCACCCCCATTTGTTTGAGAATTTCTAAGGTCGCTAGGTCTAAAACATCATTCACAAACACACATACCGCCAGAGCATCCCCCACCAACGGAGCCGTGCTGGCATCAAGTTTGGGGTCATAATAAACCAGTTCATGCCCCACTCCTTGGTTGGCGGCATTGAGAAACTTTTTATCGTAGGATTTGCTACTAAAGACAGCGACTTTCATGCTTGATTTTCTTCCCAAAATAATCAAAAAAACCGGGGGAATTTTGACCTGCAATCATCCCCCAGTTCAGGCATTTACCTAATAGGGCCAACGCCAGTCCACCACCTTCGGAATATCCACCCCATGCTCGTAGGCATAGTTGCGGCAATCAATCTGCATATTCAGGAATTTTTCCTTAGCGTGGGCACCCGCTACTTTCAATTTGGGCACCCGATTGATCACATCCATCGCCAGGGTAAATCGGTCAATGTTATTGGCAATCGCCAACTCCATCGGCGTATTGATATTGCCCTCTTCTTTGTAGCCCCGCACGTGCATATTATTGTGGTTATGACGGCGGTAGGCCAAGCGGTGAATCAACCAAGGATAGCCATGAAAATTGAAAATCACTGGCTGATTCAGGGTGAACAAACTATCAAAATCATGGTCGCTCAATCCGTGGGGATGCTCCGTATCCGGTTGCAGGCGGAACAAGTCCACCACGTTGATAAACCGGATTTTCAAATCAGTAAATTCCTGGCGCAGGAGGTCAGTAGCGGCCAGGGCTTCCTGGGTGGGAATATCCCCACAACCGACCATCACCACATCCGGTTCACTGCCCTGGTCGTTGCTCGCCCAATCCCAAATCCCCAGCCCCTTGGTACAGTGCCGAATGGCATCGTCCATGGTCATGTATTGCAGGTGCATTTGTTTATCGGAAACAATCACATTCACATAGTCTTTGCTCTTCAGACAGTGATTAGCACATGAGAGTAGCGAATTAACATCCGGGGGCAGATAAATCCGGGTCACTCGCGAACTTTTGTTCACCACCACGTCCAGAAAACCCGGGTCTTGGTGGGTAAAACCATTGTGATCCTGGCGCCAAACGGTGGAGGTAATCAACAAATTCAAGGAAGAAATAGACTGCCGCCAATCAATTTCGTGGCAAATATCCAACCATTTGGCGTGTTGGTTGAACATGGAATCAATCACATGGACAAACGCCTCGTAGGTGGAGAAAAACCCATGCCGCCCGGTTAGCAAATACCCTTCCAACCAACCCTCTAGGGTGTGTTCGCTCAGGTACTCCATCACCCGGCCATCGGTAGCCAATTCGCCCCCATCCGCATCTTCAGGAAAATACTCGGCAATCCAGAACTTTTTACTGACCTCGTAAATGGCATCCAGTTTATTCGAGGTATTTTCATCGGGGCCAAACACCCGGAAATTGGTCATATTGCAGGCCATCACATCCCGCAAAAATATCCCCAGGGGTTTGGTGTTCATGGCCGTAATGGTGCCCGGTTTTTCAAGGCTGAGCGCATACTTGGCATCCCGAAAATCTGGCAGACGCAAATCCCGCCGCAGATGCCCGCCGTTGGCATAGGGGGTCGAACCCAAACGCTTGTCCCCGGTGGGTGCCGCCGCCATCACTCCTGGAGTGGGTTTCCCCTGCTCGTCAAACAGTTCCTCCGGTTTGTAACTCCGCATCCATGTTTCTAAAATGCGTAAATGGTCGGGATTGCTTTTCATTCCCCCCATCGGCACCTGGTGCGCCCGCCAAAAACCCTCGATTTTTTTGCCATCCACATAGGCGGGACAGGTCCAGCCCTTGGGGGTACGCAGGACAATCATCGGCCAGCGGGGACGGGTGACATTCCCGGTGGAACGGGCTTCGGCTTGAATCCGATGGATTTCCGTCAGGCAATGATCCATCGTGGCGGCCATCGCCTGGTGCATGGTTTCCGGGTCGGAACCCTCGACAAAATAAGGCGTGTAACCATAGCCCCGGAACAGGGCTTCCAACTCCTCATGGCTGACCCGCGCCAGCACCGTGGGGTTGTTAATTTTGTAGCCATTTAGGTGCAGGATGGGCAAAACCGCCCCGTCCCGGATCGGGTTGATAAATTTATTGCTATGCCAAGAAGTCGCCAAAGGACCGGTTTCCGCCTCCCCATCCCCCGCCAGGGTGACCACGATCAGATTGGGATTATCAAACGCCGCCCCGTAGGCATGGGAAATCGAGTAGCCCAACTCCCCCCCCTCGTGGATCGAACCGGGGGTCTCCGGGGTGCAGTGACTGCCAACGCCGCCGGGGAAAGAAAACTGCTTGAAAAACTGCCGCATCCCCACTTCATCCAAACTGCAATTGGGGTAAAACTCGCTGTAGCTCCCCTCCAGGTAACAAGGCCCCAAAAATCCCGGTGCCCCATGCCCCGGCCCGACCATGTAGAGCATCTCTTGGTCAAATTTTTTGATAATTCGGTTCATGTGCGTATAGACAAACGCAATCCCCGGACTCGCTCCCCAGTGGCCTAACAAGCGGTCTTTAATCTGGTCAATATGCAAAGGTTGCCGCAGGAGGGGATTCTCCCGCAAGTAAATCATCCCCACCGCCAGATAATTCGCCGCCCGCCAATAGGCATCCACTTGGTGCAATTCCGCAGGCGAGAGGGGAGTCCCCACAATCGTAGAACGGGCTGGCCCAAAAGCACTGAGATTACCAACTTCAGGTTTACTCGGAGTCGCCACCATAAAAAATTCCTCAAAAATGTTGCTCAGTAACAGTATTTCCGGCTACCTTGTCCTAGCAACCAGCCACCATTGCTAACACTCTAGCCCCGCTTTCTGAGAATGGCGAAGTAATTTATACGGGTTTAAGGTTTAGGTACCTGAATATTCACATTCCACCGATGCCTCTGCCCGTTTCACCGCTTTACCGATATAAACCACATCAGTATCGTTATTAATTTGTACTTTTAATGCCTTGCGGGTATTATCACTTTGTAATCCAGAGAACAAAAGTGAAAATAAAGTTTTTAGATTTCCGCCGTCCGTGAGGTCAAAGCCCCGACACAGGATGTCCCCGAACCCACTCTGCTCTAAAAAGGCGGTGAGTTCGGCGGGGGTAATGAATTTTTCCCAATCGTGAATCCCCTGGGGAATTTGCCGCAAAATATCCTCCATGAGCCAAATCATCATCACTTTGGATTTCCAGGTGCGGTTAATCGTATCAAACAAAAACAGCCCCCCTGGTTGCAAAACCCGCCCGCATTCCCGCACCACCTGCCCCACGTCCCGGACGTGTTCCAGCACATCCACGCACACCACCGCCTGAAACTGCTGATCCCCCAAGGGCAGGGCTTCCCCGGTTCCCGCTTGGTAATCAATGGTCAACCCCTGGGACTGGGCATGGTCTTGGGCGGTGGCGATAGAACGGGGCGAGGGGTCAACTCCAGTAACGACTGCTCCCCGTTGGGCGAGAAATTCACAGGTCAAACCGCCGCCACAACCCACATCCAAGACTTTCAGCCCCCGCCAGTCGGGCACATATTGGTCAAAAAATTGAAACCGTCCTGGGTTGAGGTGGTTGAGCAGATTCAGGGTGCCTCCCACCTGCCACCATTGGTCGGCGTGCCGGTCGTAATAGGCTAAATCATTGCGAATCATAAAAGGGATACATGGGGTAAGGAAGTGGAAACGTGGAATCAGAACTTGATATTTTGACCTTTGACCAGATTCAAAACAAGCTAATTGGGATATTAGCAGCGTACCTCTATTAATTCAGAATAGGCACCGCCCCGAAATTTGGTTCTCCTGAATATAAGGTTTATAGCGAAATAATTCTCTATAGTTGCAAACAAATAGAGAAACTCTTGGCAATAATCACACCCTATTCCCATCAATTTAATTGGGACGAATGATTAACAAATCTTCTCGTGTGTGACCAAATGCCAAATCAGAGGGCTGTTGTAAAATATAAGTATCAAACCCTTGAGTACGATAACGCAAAAGCAATTCAGACATGAATTGATCATCAAATATCGCACTATTTTCGGGTATTTCGACATTTTTAATAGTCCATTCGATTTCGCGCTGATTGTCTGGATCGGACATCAATTGAGACCATTCTTTTGCAAAGTCCTGACCAATCTTACTTTCGTTAAAACGCTTTTTCTTGTTAATATTTGGTAAATCTCCAATCAGCATACGACCCCCAGGTGCCAGAAGGCAAACCATTTTATCTATAAATCGAATCACATCTGGAGCGGCTGGTAAGCACATCACGACACCATAACTTAAAATTTTATCAAACTCACCACTAATATCAATGTCGAGAAAATTGCCTGGGATGAAATCAATCTCATCCATGGGTAATCTTTTCTTGAAAACAGACAAAACTTTTACATGATCTATACAGGTGGTGTGGGCGACCATCATAGATAAAGCAATAGTGATATTCCCGACACCGCAACCTACATCTAAAAGCCGGTCTTCCGGGTTGATCTGAAGTTTTTCTATAATGTCTAAAATAGATCGTTTAAGTCCATATTCTTGAATTTTGTATCGTCCAGACATTGCAGTGAATGACAATTCTGTGCTATCGGCTCGCTGACCAAACTGCTCAAAATGTATGCCCATAAATTTTCCTCCAAATTTCCAGAAGCACGTTAATTTTACCATACCACAATAATTACAGCCTTTTAAGTAGTTATGGGATACAGTTGAAACCCCACTTNNNNNNNNNNNNNNNNNNNNNNNNNNNNNNNNNNNNNNNNNNNNNNNNNNNNNNNNNNNNNNNNNNNNNNNNNNNNNNNNNNNNNNNNNNNNNNNNNNNNNNNNNNNNNNNNNNNNNNNNNNNNNNNNNNNNNNNNNNNNNNNNNNNNNNNNNNNNNNNNNNNNNNNNNNNNNNNNNNNNNNNNNNNNNNNNNNNNNNNNNNNNNNNNNNNNNNNNNNNNNNNNNNNNNNNNNNNNNNNNNNNNNNNNNNNNNNNNNNNNNNGCCGTAGGTCAATCATGCTGATAGCTTGCGTGGCGTAGCCATGCTTTTTGAATAATCAAGGCTTTTTGTATCCCTTAATTTATAAATAGACTGTAGGTGCCATCTATCAATTCAAAATAGGCGGTCGCAGGGGCACAACCCCCGTCCCTGGTTCTCAGCGATACCGGCATTTCAGCAAGATGACTTTCTGCTGGTACAAATAAATAGAGGTTTCCTTTATTCAAAGTAACTAAGACTGATTTATTTCAAATGAAGAACGTATTTGGACAATCTTTACACCATAGGCAATTCTCTACTCCGAATCTATAGCTAAGTAGGGTAAGGTTGTCGCCTCAAGATACTGGGGAACCAATGCGGGGCTGCGCCCTGCGACCCATATTATGTCAACCTTTGCGTGTTTAGCTATACCTCCTATTAACCCTTAAATCATTGATTTTTTGATCAACAGTCCGGGGATCATTTGAGAGGCAAATCCTTCCTTGAAGTACGAGATAGAAACTTCTTTCTCCGTTGGCGTTTCCGAGGTATGATGATAAAAACGTTTCCCTATATAGTACCAACGTAATTGACGTTCTTTCATTAGTTTTATCGCATAAGAATGAATGACATGAGAAATTGGCTTATCAAATAAATCTCTATCGTATGCACCTACGGAATATGCAGCCTCATCGCGGCTACAGGTGAATAAGCCTCCACCGATCATCCTATGGTTATCATCACGGGCATAGACCAAAAAGGCATCTCCATTGGCAACCTGACGATGTTGTGCTTGCCAACTTGCGGCTGATCTCGTTTTTCGACCAGCAACATACAAATGTAAATTCTCAAATTCTGCCCATATCC encodes the following:
- a CDS encoding ABC transporter ATP-binding protein, which codes for MVATSLRRLFPYLYPYRGRISQALVCTLGFVLSMPVLAHLAGVLAPMVGSGDVQAITRTSGLVMLFFVVRGLFQYGQDTLMAAVALRITLDLRCHVYQHLQKLDIAFFEQSRTGDLSYRLTEDVDRVGEMVHKLFHQFLPCVLQLIAVLSYMVFLNWTLTLATIVVAPLMTLLIGWFGQRLLLLSKRSQAKVADIASLLTEVLAGMRLVRAFAAEDYELQRFTQAAEQNRRARLGAERLKAVQFPVVGFLEAMSVLFLFWLGSVQISRGWLTAGEFVAFAAAVALLFDPITITTSNYNEYKQGQASVERVLELFDLVPQVRESPTAQPLPAITGKVAYQQVAFHYQADQPVLRGLDLLILPGETVALVGPSGAGKSTLVQLLPRFYDPQGGNLWIDGVDIRTVTLKSLRRQIGMVPQETLLFSGTIAQNIAFGQTDWDLGMVERAARVANAHGFIAALPQGYHTLVGERGVNLSGGQRQRIAIARAVLLDPKILILDEATSALDSESEVLVQEALERLMQDRTVLIIAHRLSTVRRADRIVVLEQGQITEMGTHEELLTQGGRYAQFYSHQFPDSRGEVC
- a CDS encoding alpha-D-glucose phosphate-specific phosphoglucomutase, translated to MNIHTIVTQPFAGQKPGTSGLRKPTQIFQQRNYLENFIQAIFQTLPERDGATLVLGGDGRFYNRPAIQIILKMCAANGLGKVLVGQGGILSTPAASCLIRKYQAIGGIILSASHNPGGPDGDFGVKFNTSNGGPAPEKVTTAIYEFTQIIQSYQILEANDINLDKLGTTQLGMMQVEVMDSVDDYAQLMQELFDFDRLRKLLTNGQFRLCFDAMHAVTGPYAQRILEHTLGAPVGTVIHGVPLEDFGGGHPDPNLVYAHELVEILFQDAGPNFGAASDGDGDRNMILGRNFFVSPSDSLALLTAYAHLVPGYRQGLAGVARSMPTSQAVDRVAKKLGINCYETPTGWKFFGNLLDASKVTLCGEESFGTGSNHVREKDGLWAVLFWLNILAVTEKSVAELVTNHWREYGRNYYSRHDYEGVDSGRANQMIQKLRAKLATLPHQKLGNYTVQYADDFSYQDPIDGSVSEQQGIRIGFTDGSRLIYRLSGTGTQGATVRVYMEQYEPEGNKQGLDAQVALAELIQIADQVAGLRETTGMERPTVIT
- a CDS encoding 2-hydroxyacid dehydrogenase is translated as MKVAVFSSKSYDKKFLNAANQGVGHELVYYDPKLDASTAPLVGDALAVCVFVNDVLDLATLEILKQMGVKLIALRCTGFNNVDLKVAGELGLIVVRVTAYSPYSVAEHAVGLILTLSRKYHRAFNRVREGNFSLDGLLGFDLQARTVGIIGTGKIGMVLAEILQGFGCRILGYDAYPNQHFGQFKKAEYVTLDELYAQADIISIHCPLLPETHHLINGAALDKMKKDVILINVSRGALIDTEAMIEGLKSQKVGALGLDVYEEEEELFFQDLSLKIIQDDVFQRLLTFPNVLVTGHQAFFTQEALTDIATITISNISDFAAERPCPHEIRYIPKP
- a CDS encoding phosphoketolase family protein, whose product is MVATPSKPEVGNLSAFGPARSTIVGTPLSPAELHQVDAYWRAANYLAVGMIYLRENPLLRQPLHIDQIKDRLLGHWGASPGIAFVYTHMNRIIKKFDQEMLYMVGPGHGAPGFLGPCYLEGSYSEFYPNCSLDEVGMRQFFKQFSFPGGVGSHCTPETPGSIHEGGELGYSISHAYGAAFDNPNLIVVTLAGDGEAETGPLATSWHSNKFINPIRDGAVLPILHLNGYKINNPTVLARVSHEELEALFRGYGYTPYFVEGSDPETMHQAMAATMDHCLTEIHRIQAEARSTGNVTRPRWPMIVLRTPKGWTCPAYVDGKKIEGFWRAHQVPMGGMKSNPDHLRILETWMRSYKPEELFDEQGKPTPGVMAAAPTGDKRLGSTPYANGGHLRRDLRLPDFRDAKYALSLEKPGTITAMNTKPLGIFLRDVMACNMTNFRVFGPDENTSNKLDAIYEVSKKFWIAEYFPEDADGGELATDGRVMEYLSEHTLEGWLEGYLLTGRHGFFSTYEAFVHVIDSMFNQHAKWLDICHEIDWRQSISSLNLLITSTVWRQDHNGFTHQDPGFLDVVVNKSSRVTRIYLPPDVNSLLSCANHCLKSKDYVNVIVSDKQMHLQYMTMDDAIRHCTKGLGIWDWASNDQGSEPDVVMVGCGDIPTQEALAATDLLRQEFTDLKIRFINVVDLFRLQPDTEHPHGLSDHDFDSLFTLNQPVIFNFHGYPWLIHRLAYRRHNHNNMHVRGYKEEGNINTPMELAIANNIDRFTLAMDVINRVPKLKVAGAHAKEKFLNMQIDCRNYAYEHGVDIPKVVDWRWPY
- the ubiG gene encoding bifunctional 2-polyprenyl-6-hydroxyphenol methylase/3-demethylubiquinol 3-O-methyltransferase UbiG; its protein translation is MIRNDLAYYDRHADQWWQVGGTLNLLNHLNPGRFQFFDQYVPDWRGLKVLDVGCGGGLTCEFLAQRGAVVTGVDPSPRSIATAQDHAQSQGLTIDYQAGTGEALPLGDQQFQAVVCVDVLEHVRDVGQVVRECGRVLQPGGLFLFDTINRTWKSKVMMIWLMEDILRQIPQGIHDWEKFITPAELTAFLEQSGFGDILCRGFDLTDGGNLKTLFSLLFSGLQSDNTRKALKVQINNDTDVVYIGKAVKRAEASVECEYSGT
- a CDS encoding class I SAM-dependent methyltransferase; amino-acid sequence: SGVSTVSHNYLKGCNYCGMVKLTCFWKFGGKFMGIHFEQFGQRADSTELSFTAMSGRYKIQEYGLKRSILDIIEKLQINPEDRLLDVGCGVGNITIALSMMVAHTTCIDHVKVLSVFKKRLPMDEIDFIPGNFLDIDISGEFDKILSYGVVMCLPAAPDVIRFIDKMVCLLAPGGRMLIGDLPNINKKKRFNESKIGQDFAKEWSQLMSDPDNQREIEWTIKNVEIPENSAIFDDQFMSELLLRYRTQGFDTYILQQPSDLAFGHTREDLLIIRPN